The following are encoded in a window of Micropterus dolomieu isolate WLL.071019.BEF.003 ecotype Adirondacks unplaced genomic scaffold, ASM2129224v1 contig_14843, whole genome shotgun sequence genomic DNA:
- the LOC123967029 gene encoding uncharacterized protein LOC123967029 isoform X5 gives MRGGRVTRGGRTENKKTESTHIERGHQVEGEALNGASSAEDEDGKEPTLSDLAGIMRSFMGQQETREAKLREEANRQEYQFKALQHQFRLLQQEVEVRTSPVPEPASTVPDPSENYDLNVNHPEDEASPSVQSIHPTMSSAGQSRSIHEPRLEKFTENDDVEHFLITFERIAVACRWPKVDWVFRLLPLLTGKARGAYVHMDVDDAHEYDKVKTAILKKYDINPETYRQRFRSLHVELEESPKELYVRLKELYVKWIQPQGKTLHEISEILIMEQYLRMLSPELQVWVKEHGPKSAAEAATLADVFVAARKKGQPWSSMGGKAGKDSHRPIPPPYQQRPAPGVGLPTPWHKKSAHYAIPPANRWVDRAVQSDPQADAP, from the exons ATGCGAGGAGGGAGAGTGACAAGAGGTGGCCGGACAGAGAATAAGAAGACTGAGTCAACCCATATAGAGAGAGGACACCAGGTGGAAGGTGAAGCACTAAATGGAGCATCaagtgctgaggatgaagaTGGCAAAGAACCAACGCTGAGTGACTTGGCTGGGATTATGCGGTCATTTATGGGTCAACAGGAGACCCGGGAAGCAAAATTGAGAGAGGAAGCCAACCGCCAGGAGTACCAGTTCAAAGCACTACAGCATCAGTTTCGCCTTTTGCAGCAGGAGGTAGAGGTTCGCACATCTCCAGTACCAGAGCCTGCTTCCACAGTGCCAGATCCCTCTGAAAACTATGATTTGAATGTGAATCACCCAGAGGACGAAGCCTCACCCTCTGTACAGTCAATCCACCCCACCATGTCTTCAGCAGGTCAGTCTCGATCTATTCATGAGCCTAGACTGGAAAAATTTACAGAAAATGATGATGTTGAACactttttaattacttttgagAGAATTGCAGTAGCATGTCGGTGGCCAAAAGTGGACTGGGTTTTTCGTCTCCTCCCACTACTGACTGGTAAGGCCAGAGGAGCCTATGTGCATATGGATGTAGATGATGCTCATGAATATGATAAAGTAAAAACGGCAATTctgaaaaaatatgatattaacCCTGAGACCTACAGGCAGAGGTTCAGATCCCTCCATGTGGAACTTGAAGAAAGCCCCAAGGAGCTGTATGTGAGGCTTAAAGAGCTGTATGTAAAATGGATCCAACCGCAAGGTAAAACACTTCATGAAATTAGTGAAATCCTTATCATGGAACAATACTTGAGAATGCTGTCCCCTGAGCTTCAGGTTTGGGTAAAGGAGCATGGGCCAAAATCTGCTGCTGAAGCTGCCACACTGGCTGATGTGTTTGTTGCTGCTCGGAAAAAAGGCCAGCCATGGAGTAGTATGGGTGGGAAGGCCGGTAAGGACAGCCACAGGCCCATACCCCCTCCGTACCAACAGAGGCCAGCGCCAGGAGTGG GTTTACCAACTCCTTGGCATAAAAAGAGTGCGCACTACGCCATACCACCCGCAAACAGATGGGTTGACAGAGCGGTTCAATCAGACCCTCAAGCAGATGCTCC AT
- the LOC123967029 gene encoding uncharacterized protein LOC123967029 isoform X3: MRGGRVTRGGRTENKKTESTHIERGHQVEGEALNGASSAEDEDGKEPTLSDLAGIMRSFMGQQETREAKLREEANRQEYQFKALQHQFRLLQQEVEVRTSPVPEPASTVPDPSENYDLNVNHPEDEASPSVQSIHPTMSSAGQSRSIHEPRLEKFTENDDVEHFLITFERIAVACRWPKVDWVFRLLPLLTGKARGAYVHMDVDDAHEYDKVKTAILKKYDINPETYRQRFRSLHVELEESPKELYVRLKELYVKWIQPQGKTLHEISEILIMEQYLRMLSPELQVWVKEHGPKSAAEAATLADVFVAARKKGQPWSSMGGKAGKDSHRPIPPPYQQRPAPGVGKPPLRENKYAPPRAPNRLPIFTCVDRKVMLNQCARRIQLS, encoded by the exons ATGCGAGGAGGGAGAGTGACAAGAGGTGGCCGGACAGAGAATAAGAAGACTGAGTCAACCCATATAGAGAGAGGACACCAGGTGGAAGGTGAAGCACTAAATGGAGCATCaagtgctgaggatgaagaTGGCAAAGAACCAACGCTGAGTGACTTGGCTGGGATTATGCGGTCATTTATGGGTCAACAGGAGACCCGGGAAGCAAAATTGAGAGAGGAAGCCAACCGCCAGGAGTACCAGTTCAAAGCACTACAGCATCAGTTTCGCCTTTTGCAGCAGGAGGTAGAGGTTCGCACATCTCCAGTACCAGAGCCTGCTTCCACAGTGCCAGATCCCTCTGAAAACTATGATTTGAATGTGAATCACCCAGAGGACGAAGCCTCACCCTCTGTACAGTCAATCCACCCCACCATGTCTTCAGCAGGTCAGTCTCGATCTATTCATGAGCCTAGACTGGAAAAATTTACAGAAAATGATGATGTTGAACactttttaattacttttgagAGAATTGCAGTAGCATGTCGGTGGCCAAAAGTGGACTGGGTTTTTCGTCTCCTCCCACTACTGACTGGTAAGGCCAGAGGAGCCTATGTGCATATGGATGTAGATGATGCTCATGAATATGATAAAGTAAAAACGGCAATTctgaaaaaatatgatattaacCCTGAGACCTACAGGCAGAGGTTCAGATCCCTCCATGTGGAACTTGAAGAAAGCCCCAAGGAGCTGTATGTGAGGCTTAAAGAGCTGTATGTAAAATGGATCCAACCGCAAGGTAAAACACTTCATGAAATTAGTGAAATCCTTATCATGGAACAATACTTGAGAATGCTGTCCCCTGAGCTTCAGGTTTGGGTAAAGGAGCATGGGCCAAAATCTGCTGCTGAAGCTGCCACACTGGCTGATGTGTTTGTTGCTGCTCGGAAAAAAGGCCAGCCATGGAGTAGTATGGGTGGGAAGGCCGGTAAGGACAGCCACAGGCCCATACCCCCTCCGTACCAACAGAGGCCAGCGCCAGGAGTGGGTAAGCCTCCCTTGAGGGAGAACAAATATGCACCACCTAGAGCTCCTAATAGATTGCCCATTT TTACTTGTGTGGACAGGAAGGTCATGTTAAACCAATGTGCCCGAAGAATCCAGCTAAGCTga
- the LOC123967029 gene encoding uncharacterized protein LOC123967029 isoform X2 has product MRGGRVTRGGRTENKKTESTHIERGHQVEGEDAMEGEALNGASSAEDEDGKEPTLSDLAGIMRSFMGQQETREAKLREEAHRQEYQFKALQHQFCLLQQEVEVRTSPVPEPASTVPDPSENYDLNVNHPEAEASPTIQSIHPTRSSAGQSRSIHEPRLEKLTENDDVEHFLITFERIAVACRWPKVDWVFRLLPLLTGKARGAYVHMDIDDAHEYDKVKMAILKKYDINPETYRQRFRSLHVELEESPKELYVRLKELYVKWIQPQGKTLHEISEILIMEQYLRMLSPELQVWVKEHGPKSAAEAATLADVFVAARKRGQPWSSMGGKAGKDSHRPIPPPYQQRSAPGVGKPPMRENKYAPPRAPNRLPICYLCGQEGHVKPMCPKNPAKLTQMCFVPRQSANPECLALL; this is encoded by the exons ATGCGAGGAGGGAGAGTGACAAGAGGTGGCCGGACAGAGAATAAGAAGACTGAGTCAACCCATATAGAGAGAGGACACCAGGTGGAAGGTGAGGATGCAATGGAAGGTGAAGCACTAAATGGAGCATCaagtgctgaggatgaagaCGGCAAAGAACCAACGCTGAGTGACTTGGCTGGGATTATGCGGTCATTTATGGGTCAACAGGAGACCCGGGAAGCAAAATTGAGAGAGGAAGCCCACCGCCAGGAGTACCAGTTCAAAGCACTACAGCATCAGTTTTGCCTTTTGCAGCAGGAGGTAGAGGTTCGCACATCTCCAGTACCAGAGCCTGCTTCCACAGTGCCAGATCCCTCTGAAAACTATGATTTGAATGTGAATCACCCAGAGGCCGAAGCCTCACCCACTATACAGTCGATCCACCCCACCAGGTCTTCAGCAGGTCAGTCTCGATCTATTCATGAGCCTAGACTGGAAAAATTAACAGAAAATGATGATgttgaacattttttaattacttttgagAGAATTGCAGTAGCATGTCGGTGGCCAAAAGTGGACTGGGTTTTTCGTCTCCTCCCACTACTGACTGGTAAGGCCAGAGGAGCCTATGTGCATATGGATATAGATGATGCTCATGAATATGATAAAGTAAAAATGGCAATTctgaaaaaatatgatattaacCCTGAGACCTACAGGCAGAGGTTCAGATCCCTCCATGTGGAACTTGAAGAAAGCCCCAAGGAGCTGTATGTGAGGCTTAAAGAGCTGTATGTAAAATGGATCCAACCGCAAGGTAAAACACTTCATGAAATTAGTGAAATCCTTATCATGGAACAATACTTGAGAATGCTGTCCCCTGAGCTTCAGGTTTGGGTAAAGGAGCATGGGCCAAAATCTGCTGCTGAAGCTGCCACACTGGCTGATGTGTTTGTTGCTGCTCGGAAAAGAGGCCAGCCATGGAGTAGTATGGGTGGGAAGGCTGGTAAGGACAGCCACAGGCCCATACCCCCTCCGTACCAACAGAGGTCAGCGCCAGGAGTGGGTAAGCCTCCCATGAGGGAGAACAAATATGCACCACCTAGAGCTCCTAATAGATTGCCCATTTGTTACTTGTGTGGACAGGAAGGTCATGTTAAACCAATGTGCCCGAAGAATCCAGCTAAGCTgacacagatgtgttttgttCCACGCCAGAG TGCTAACCCTGAGTGCCTTGCCCTTCTATAA
- the LOC123967029 gene encoding uncharacterized protein LOC123967029 isoform X1, with the protein MRGGRVTRGGRTENKKTESTHIERGHQVEGEDAMEGEALNGASSAEDEDGKEPTLSDLAGIMRSFMGQQETREAKLREEAHRQEYQFKALQHQFCLLQQEVEVRTSPVPEPASTVPDPSENYDLNVNHPEAEASPTIQSIHPTRSSAGQSRSIHEPRLEKLTENDDVEHFLITFERIAVACRWPKVDWVFRLLPLLTGKARGAYVHMDIDDAHEYDKVKMAILKKYDINPETYRQRFRSLHVELEESPKELYVRLKELYVKWIQPQGKTLHEISEILIMEQYLRMLSPELQVWVKEHGPKSAAEAATLADVFVAARKRGQPWSSMGGKAGKDSHRPIPPPYQQRSAPGVGKPPMRENKYAPPRAPNRLPICYLCGQEGHVKPMCPKNPAKLTQMCFVPRQSANPEPKGLPTPWHKKSAHYAIPPANRWVDRAVQSDPQADAP; encoded by the exons ATGCGAGGAGGGAGAGTGACAAGAGGTGGCCGGACAGAGAATAAGAAGACTGAGTCAACCCATATAGAGAGAGGACACCAGGTGGAAGGTGAGGATGCAATGGAAGGTGAAGCACTAAATGGAGCATCaagtgctgaggatgaagaCGGCAAAGAACCAACGCTGAGTGACTTGGCTGGGATTATGCGGTCATTTATGGGTCAACAGGAGACCCGGGAAGCAAAATTGAGAGAGGAAGCCCACCGCCAGGAGTACCAGTTCAAAGCACTACAGCATCAGTTTTGCCTTTTGCAGCAGGAGGTAGAGGTTCGCACATCTCCAGTACCAGAGCCTGCTTCCACAGTGCCAGATCCCTCTGAAAACTATGATTTGAATGTGAATCACCCAGAGGCCGAAGCCTCACCCACTATACAGTCGATCCACCCCACCAGGTCTTCAGCAGGTCAGTCTCGATCTATTCATGAGCCTAGACTGGAAAAATTAACAGAAAATGATGATgttgaacattttttaattacttttgagAGAATTGCAGTAGCATGTCGGTGGCCAAAAGTGGACTGGGTTTTTCGTCTCCTCCCACTACTGACTGGTAAGGCCAGAGGAGCCTATGTGCATATGGATATAGATGATGCTCATGAATATGATAAAGTAAAAATGGCAATTctgaaaaaatatgatattaacCCTGAGACCTACAGGCAGAGGTTCAGATCCCTCCATGTGGAACTTGAAGAAAGCCCCAAGGAGCTGTATGTGAGGCTTAAAGAGCTGTATGTAAAATGGATCCAACCGCAAGGTAAAACACTTCATGAAATTAGTGAAATCCTTATCATGGAACAATACTTGAGAATGCTGTCCCCTGAGCTTCAGGTTTGGGTAAAGGAGCATGGGCCAAAATCTGCTGCTGAAGCTGCCACACTGGCTGATGTGTTTGTTGCTGCTCGGAAAAGAGGCCAGCCATGGAGTAGTATGGGTGGGAAGGCTGGTAAGGACAGCCACAGGCCCATACCCCCTCCGTACCAACAGAGGTCAGCGCCAGGAGTGGGTAAGCCTCCCATGAGGGAGAACAAATATGCACCACCTAGAGCTCCTAATAGATTGCCCATTTGTTACTTGTGTGGACAGGAAGGTCATGTTAAACCAATGTGCCCGAAGAATCCAGCTAAGCTgacacagatgtgttttgttCCACGCCAGAGTGCTAACCCTGAACCCAAAG GTTTACCAACTCCTTGGCATAAAAAGAGTGCGCACTACGCCATACCACCCGCAAACAGATGGGTTGACAGAGCGGTTCAATCAGACCCTCAAGCAGATGCTCC AT
- the LOC123967029 gene encoding uncharacterized protein LOC123967029 isoform X4, whose product MRGGRVTRGGRTENKKTESTHIERGHQVEGEDAMEGEALNGASSAEDEDGKEPTLSDLAGIMRSFMGQQETREAKLREEAHRQEYQFKALQHQFCLLQQEVEVRTSPVPEPASTVPDPSENYDLNVNHPEAEASPTIQSIHPTRSSAGQSRSIHEPRLEKLTENDDVEHFLITFERIAVACRWPKVDWVFRLLPLLTGKARGAYVHMDIDDAHEYDKVKMAILKKYDINPETYRQRFRSLHVELEESPKELYVRLKELYVKWIQPQGKTLHEISEILIMEQYLRMLSPELQVWVKEHGPKSAAEAATLADVFVAARKRGQPWSSMGGKAGKDSHRPIPPPYQQRSAPGVGLPTPWHKKSAHYAIPPANRWVDRAVQSDPQADAP is encoded by the exons ATGCGAGGAGGGAGAGTGACAAGAGGTGGCCGGACAGAGAATAAGAAGACTGAGTCAACCCATATAGAGAGAGGACACCAGGTGGAAGGTGAGGATGCAATGGAAGGTGAAGCACTAAATGGAGCATCaagtgctgaggatgaagaCGGCAAAGAACCAACGCTGAGTGACTTGGCTGGGATTATGCGGTCATTTATGGGTCAACAGGAGACCCGGGAAGCAAAATTGAGAGAGGAAGCCCACCGCCAGGAGTACCAGTTCAAAGCACTACAGCATCAGTTTTGCCTTTTGCAGCAGGAGGTAGAGGTTCGCACATCTCCAGTACCAGAGCCTGCTTCCACAGTGCCAGATCCCTCTGAAAACTATGATTTGAATGTGAATCACCCAGAGGCCGAAGCCTCACCCACTATACAGTCGATCCACCCCACCAGGTCTTCAGCAGGTCAGTCTCGATCTATTCATGAGCCTAGACTGGAAAAATTAACAGAAAATGATGATgttgaacattttttaattacttttgagAGAATTGCAGTAGCATGTCGGTGGCCAAAAGTGGACTGGGTTTTTCGTCTCCTCCCACTACTGACTGGTAAGGCCAGAGGAGCCTATGTGCATATGGATATAGATGATGCTCATGAATATGATAAAGTAAAAATGGCAATTctgaaaaaatatgatattaacCCTGAGACCTACAGGCAGAGGTTCAGATCCCTCCATGTGGAACTTGAAGAAAGCCCCAAGGAGCTGTATGTGAGGCTTAAAGAGCTGTATGTAAAATGGATCCAACCGCAAGGTAAAACACTTCATGAAATTAGTGAAATCCTTATCATGGAACAATACTTGAGAATGCTGTCCCCTGAGCTTCAGGTTTGGGTAAAGGAGCATGGGCCAAAATCTGCTGCTGAAGCTGCCACACTGGCTGATGTGTTTGTTGCTGCTCGGAAAAGAGGCCAGCCATGGAGTAGTATGGGTGGGAAGGCTGGTAAGGACAGCCACAGGCCCATACCCCCTCCGTACCAACAGAGGTCAGCGCCAGGAGTGG GTTTACCAACTCCTTGGCATAAAAAGAGTGCGCACTACGCCATACCACCCGCAAACAGATGGGTTGACAGAGCGGTTCAATCAGACCCTCAAGCAGATGCTCC AT